Sequence from the Amycolatopsis sp. NBC_00345 genome:
CACGCCGTCGAACGCGACATCGTCACCCTCTTCCGCGTCCAGCAGTGCCTGGATATACGCGGGATGCCAGTCGGAGTTGGCGGTACTGGTGATGAAACGCGTCCCCATGGCGACCCCCTCGGCGCCGAGCGCGAGGGCGGCGGCGAGCCCGCGGGCGTCCCGGGCCCCGCCGGTCAGCAGCACCGGCACGTCAACCGCTTCGGTGACGTTCGGGAGGAGGACAAACGTGTGCACCGCCTTGCTCGGGGCGTGGCCGCCCATCTCGAACCCCGCCGCGATCACGACGTCCACGCCCGCCGCCGCGGCTTTGACCGCCTGCCGCGTCGAACCCACCTTGTGCTGGTGCACCAGGCCCGCGTCCTTGATCGCGGCGACGTAAGGACCGGGGAAGCCGGCCGAGGTCGTCAGCACGCGCAGCCGCCGCGCGATCGCCGGATCGGCTTCCCTGACTTCGAGCGCCGTCCGGATATACGCGTCAGTGAACGGGAGCACCTTCCCTTTGCTGTCGACTCCGACCGGGATGTTCACCGCGAACGGCCGGTCCGTGAGCGAGGCGCACTCTTCGATGTGGGCGCGGAAGGTGCGCGCGCCTGCCGCGATGTCCTCGGGCATGCCCGGCATCGACACAGTGCCGAGGCCGCCCGCTTCGGACACGGCGGCGGCGAGCTTCGGAGTACGGAACGGCCCCAGTCCCTCCTGGACGATCGGGTGCTCGATACCGACGAGGCGGGTGTAGCGGTTGACGATCGGCGACAAAACGGCCTCCTAGGCGATCCTGCAGACTCACTACGTACATTGTGTCTCAGTTACACGACGCGTAGAGTATCTGACCAAGCCCAGGAGAGGAACCACACTCATGACCGACACGCCTTCCGAGGCCATGGAACGACTGGTCGGCGTGGCCCGCGATCCGCGCGCCTACATCGGGCGATGGCGGGCCGGGCACCCCGGCGGCGCCGTGCTCGCCATCCTGCCGATGAACTTTCCGCGGGAGCTCGCGCACGCGGCCGGCGCGCTGCCGGTGATCGTGCAGGACGACCAGGAGCCGATCACCGAAGGCCGGGCGCTGCTGGCCGAGTTCTACTGCGGGTACACGCGCAACCTGGCCGACCAGGTGGCGACCGGCCGGTTCGACGTCTACGACGCCGTGTTCAGCGCCGACCACTGCATCCAGCTGATCGGCGCCACGGAGATCGCCCGGACCCTCAGGCCGGACACCACCGTTTTCCTCGGCATGCTGAACTCGTCGATGAACGACTCGTGGGCCCCCGCCAAGGTCACGGAGACGATGGCGGAGATCCAGGCCGAAATCGAAAGGTTCACCGGAAACCCGGTCGGACGGGAAGAACTCGGCCGGAGCATCGAAGCCTACAACCGCGACCGACGCCTGATCCGGCAGCTGCTCGACACCCGCAGCGCGGGCGAGGCCGCGCTCAGCCCGGTCCAGCTGCAGGACATCATCGTCTCCAGCATGGTGATGGATCCCGTTGAGCACCATGCACTCCTGCTCGAAGCACTGGCCGGACTCCACGGCACCGAGCGCGACGACCGCGTGCGCGTGCACCTCTCCGGCCACCTCTGCCACGCACCACGACGCGAGCTGCTCGAGGTGATCGAAGACAGCGGGGCGATCGTGGTCGACGACGATCTGTACCACGGAAAGCGTTACCTCTCCACGGATGTCGCGGAAGAGGGCGATCCGATCGCCGCGCTGGCCGGGTGGTACGCGCGGCGCAACGTCACCATCCCGTGCCCGACCCGGGTGCAGCAGGATGCCGACTGGGACACCTACCTGCTCGACGCCGTCCGGCACAGCGGCGCCGAAGCGGTCATCCACCTCGTGCCGAAGTTCTGCGAGCCGCACATGCTCTACTACCCCGAACTTCGCAAAGCCCTTGATGCGGCGGACATTCCGCAGTTGCAACTCGAGACCGAGCACGAGGGCATGCCGCTGGAATCCTTCCGCACCCGTATCGAAGCGCTGGTCGAGCGCACCCTCCGCCGCCGGCCCGTCCACGTCTGAGCCATCAACCACGGGAGACGACCGAAATGCTGGGAAGTATCGAAAAGCCCGTCGAGGACAAGAGCAACCGGCTCGGCATGACGCGGGTCGGCGGCCAGATGATCGCCGACTACTGGGAAGACCTGTTCACCGCGCGTGAGCGAGGCAAGCAGATCGTCTGGTACAACGGCGGCGCGCTCAACCCGATGTTCCAGGCCGCCGGACTGGCCTGGTGCCACGGCGAGGCGTTCGCGGCCCGCCTCGCGGCGCAGCGGCTCGAAGGACCGGCTCAGCTGGCCGGCGCGGAATACGGCTACAACGCCGAGCTGTGCTCGTATTCCCGCACACACCTCGGCTGCTCCGTACTGACGCTGCAAGGCACCGAAGGCGACCAGACCGGCGTTGTCGGCGTGCACGACCAGGAGGTGCTCGCGGCGAAACTGCCCGCGCCGGACTTCTTCGTCAACAACTACGCGGGCTGCAGCACGGGCCAGCAATGGGACGGGATCTCCTATCGCGTCTTCGGCAAGCAGCTCCCGATCTTCAACATCTCCCACCCCTTCCTCTGGGGCAACAAGCCGGATTCCGGTTACCTGCGGGGCGCGGAGTGGGAGCAGGCCTCCCAGTTCGTCGCGAGCCAGCTGCGCGAACTCATCGGATTCCTCGAGCACCAGACCGGCCGCCCGTTCGACTACGACGCGCTGAGCGAAAGCATGACCTACATCAAACGGGCCGCCGAGCTTCGCCGGGAAGGCCTTGACCTGTGCAAGGCCAAGCCCGCCCCGGCCACCTTCTGGGACTGGATCGCCAGCGTCGCGCCGATCAACTTCCTCCCGGGAAGCCAGGCCCTGGTCGACTACTTCGCCGACGTGCGCGACGAAATCCAGGGCCGGATCGACCACGGGGTCTCCGCGGTCAAGGACGAGAAGTACCGCCTTTACTTCGACGGCATCATGAACTGGAACAAGCTCGGCTACCTGTCCCGCAAGTTCGCCGAGCACGGCGTCGCGGTGCTGGCCGGACGCTACATCCAGAACGCGTTCTGGCAGGAGCCGCACCTGATCGACACCAGCGACCCGATCCTGGGCATGGCCCAGCACTACCTCCTCTGCCCCACCAACCACGGCGTGAAAACGCTGGAGCACCTGGCTTTGCGCGACTGCGAGGACTACGACCTCGACGGCCTCGTGTTCC
This genomic interval carries:
- a CDS encoding 2-hydroxyacyl-CoA dehydratase subunit D, producing the protein MTDTPSEAMERLVGVARDPRAYIGRWRAGHPGGAVLAILPMNFPRELAHAAGALPVIVQDDQEPITEGRALLAEFYCGYTRNLADQVATGRFDVYDAVFSADHCIQLIGATEIARTLRPDTTVFLGMLNSSMNDSWAPAKVTETMAEIQAEIERFTGNPVGREELGRSIEAYNRDRRLIRQLLDTRSAGEAALSPVQLQDIIVSSMVMDPVEHHALLLEALAGLHGTERDDRVRVHLSGHLCHAPRRELLEVIEDSGAIVVDDDLYHGKRYLSTDVAEEGDPIAALAGWYARRNVTIPCPTRVQQDADWDTYLLDAVRHSGAEAVIHLVPKFCEPHMLYYPELRKALDAADIPQLQLETEHEGMPLESFRTRIEALVERTLRRRPVHV
- a CDS encoding NAD(P)H-dependent flavin oxidoreductase: MSPIVNRYTRLVGIEHPIVQEGLGPFRTPKLAAAVSEAGGLGTVSMPGMPEDIAAGARTFRAHIEECASLTDRPFAVNIPVGVDSKGKVLPFTDAYIRTALEVREADPAIARRLRVLTTSAGFPGPYVAAIKDAGLVHQHKVGSTRQAVKAAAAGVDVVIAAGFEMGGHAPSKAVHTFVLLPNVTEAVDVPVLLTGGARDARGLAAALALGAEGVAMGTRFITSTANSDWHPAYIQALLDAEEGDDVAFDGVYGPCRGLRNAASRRLTEAAGPHSGAEEVDQVELTRWKIESMQRAQTEGDVTDSLVMTGQVAAAIHDLVDVAEFVPRMAAEAAEILRSLAARLGSVTV
- a CDS encoding 2-hydroxyacyl-CoA dehydratase subunit D, with protein sequence MLGSIEKPVEDKSNRLGMTRVGGQMIADYWEDLFTARERGKQIVWYNGGALNPMFQAAGLAWCHGEAFAARLAAQRLEGPAQLAGAEYGYNAELCSYSRTHLGCSVLTLQGTEGDQTGVVGVHDQEVLAAKLPAPDFFVNNYAGCSTGQQWDGISYRVFGKQLPIFNISHPFLWGNKPDSGYLRGAEWEQASQFVASQLRELIGFLEHQTGRPFDYDALSESMTYIKRAAELRREGLDLCKAKPAPATFWDWIASVAPINFLPGSQALVDYFADVRDEIQGRIDHGVSAVKDEKYRLYFDGIMNWNKLGYLSRKFAEHGVAVLAGRYIQNAFWQEPHLIDTSDPILGMAQHYLLCPTNHGVKTLEHLALRDCEDYDLDGLVFHSTRTCRAFTGPQRLLAKAAQDKLGLPSIFFEGDVADASFYKDGILESRLVAMLEAIDVRRERGALPDGFSAFA